Below is a window of bacterium DNA.
GAGATCGCCTTCCCACCCACGCCCGAGGTCGACAAGCATTACGACGGCAAGGTGGTGAGCATCACCGACTTCGGGGCATTCGTGAACATCCTTCCGGGTAAGGACGGTCTGCTGCACATCTCCAAGTTCGACAGCACCCGCCACGTGCGCCGGGTGGGGGACTACCTGTCCGAGGGTGATCCCCTCACGGTGGTGGTCGACTCCATCGACCGCAACGGCAAGGTCTCCCTCAAGGTGACGTCCGATCTGGAGCCGAAGCCCGGCGCCAAGGTCGGGGCACCGGGCCAGCCGCGCGATCGCGGTGACCGAGGACCCGGACGGGGCGGCGGCGGAAGGGGCCCCAATCGGGGTCGTGGACCTCGCCAGGGCCGCGGTGGCGGCCGCCCGTCAGGCCGCGGCGGCAATCGGGGTCGTGGCCAGGGTGGCCGCGGTCAGGGTGGCCGCGGTCAGGGTGGTCGCAGCCAGGGCGGCGGCGGCAACCGCCGGGGATCAGGCTCGGCAGGCAACGGGGGGCGGAGATTCGCCTCCTTCGAGGACGCCTTCACCGACGGTATCTAGCCTTCGAGGACAGCGCCCTGGCCCACGTCACTGAGATGGGCCGGGGCACTGTCCGTCAACCACCGGCCACTGTAGGCTCGGCAGCATGCCGGAACTACCCGACGTGGTCGTCTATCTGGAGGCCCTCCAACGGTTCATAGGGGGGCGAGTCCTGGAACGGGCCAGGGTGGTGTCGATCTCACTCCTCCGCACCTTCGATCCGCCGCTCTCCGAAGTGGAGGGCAGGCGGGTGGTCGGGTTCCGCCGCATGGGGAAGCGCCTGGTCCTGGAGCTGGAGGAGGACCTCTTCATGGTGTTCCACCTGATGATTACGGGCCGGTTCAGATGGAGGAATCGCGGCGCAGCCGTACCCAGGAAGGTCGGTCACGCCGCGTTCGACTTCTCGAACGGAACGCTGGTACTCACCGAGCAGGGTTCCAAGAAGCGGGCCTCCTTGCACGTGCATCGGGGCGCGGAGGGCCTGGCCGAGCACGACCGCGGCGGCCTCGAGCCGCTCGAAGCAGGACCGGCCGCCTTCTCCGAAGCGCTCAGACGGGAGAACCGGACGCTCAAACGGGCCCTGACCGATCCCCGCATCCTCTCGGGCATCGGCAACGCGTACTCGGACGAGATACTCCACCGGGCCGGACTCTCGCCGGTGGTCCTGACCAGCCGGCTCGACGATCCCACTCTGGAGCGGCTCCGCGAGGCGACCGTCACCACGCTGACCGAATGGGTGGACCGTATGCGGGGCGAGGTCGGTGACGGGTTCCCCGACCGGGTCACGGCCTTCCGGCCCGAAATGGCCGTCCATGGCAAGTACCGGCAACCCTGTCCCGTGTGCGGGAGTCCGGTGCGGCGGATCGTGTACGCATCAAACGAGACCAACTACTGCGCCGGATGCCAGACGGGGGGCAGGATCCTGGCCGACCGGGCACTCTCACGGCTGCTGAAGGACCAGTGGCCCGCCGCGATCCCGGACTGACCTGGACCGGGAGCCTTCCAGGGGGGCTCAGCCCGCGGCGGCCTCGCGGAGTGCGGGGAGTACCTCCCGGCCCAGGAGGTCGATGAGACCCTCCTGGTCGACCGAGGCCATCTGGATGGTGACGATGTCGGCGTCGATCGAGCCCACCAGCGGCAGGTACAGGTTGACGATGTCCGCTGCGCCGGTCGCTCTCGCGTAACGCCCGAGTATCTCCTCTCGCGGAAGATCGTCGGCTCGTTTCCGGAGCGTCATCGGGTCGACGGCCTGAAGGCGCCCCGGGGCGCGCAGCCCGCGCCACGAGTAGAGCGCTTCCCAAGCCTCGTCGTCGCTATCTGCCATGATCGACCAGCGTGAGGTGAGCAGCGTCGGGCGGGGCCGTCCCGCTTCGGCCGCCGCTTCCCGGGCCGGGCCGATGACCCGTTCCAGCGCGGCTGCGGGATCCTTCACCGAGACGATGATCCCGTCCGCCTTACGACCCGCCAGACCGGCCGTCTTGGGGCCGCCCGCCGCCACGAGGATCGGTACCCGGGATACCGGCGGGGAGTACAGCCTGGCCCGGTCGGTCGTGTAGTAGTCGCCGTTGTAGGAGAGTTTCTCCCCCTGCAGCAGGCGGCTCATGATCTCGAGCGCCTCCGACATCCGGGCGGCGCGCTCCGCGTACTTGGGAAAGTGGTAGCCGAGCGGGCCCTCGTTGATGTTCTCGCCGGTTCCCACGCCGAGGTTGAACCTCCCTCCGCTCAACCGATCGAGGGTGGCGGCAGCCTGGGCGACGATGGCGGGATGGTACCTCCACAGGGGGGTGGTAACGCCGGTGGCTAGCTCGATGCGCTCGGTGGCTTGCGCCATGGCGCCCAGGGTCGAGAAGGCGAATCCGGAGGCCGACACATCATCGACCCAAGGATGGAAGTGTTCCGAGACCACCACCATGTCGAATCCGGCTCGCTCGGCGAGGACCGCGTGGCGGACCAACTCCTCGGGGTGCCATTGCTCATGGCCGCAGAAATAGGCGAAGCGCTTCATCGGATCATCTCCGTATGGTGTCTAAGAGTCGTTCAGGCCGGATTGGGCCACAGATAGAACGCCACCATGATCCCTAGGAAAATGACGGTGGCCAGAAAGGAGCCCCACCGGCTCCGGCCGTTGTCTGCAGGCGACGCCATTGCCGGGACAGGATAGACAGAATCGGAATTCGCGATCAATCCTCCGGCTCACCAGAGAGGCCATGGGAGGGGATGCCGGTCGGTAGGCGGGTAGGGGTGGGTCGGATCGTCGAGCAGCGCCTCCACCCGGGCGGCCAGCGCGTCGGCTTCCTCGCCGCCGAGGAGCTCCTCCATGCGGGCGTGGAGCCGATTGCCGATAGCCTGATCGAGCCTCCTGACGCAATCCACCATCGTGCCGGGCAGGGCCTGGCCGGAGAATCCCCACATCACCGTGCGGAGTTTGGGCTCGGCGTGGAGCGTCAGGCCGTGGTCGATGCACCAGATCCGCCCCGAGCGGTCTGCGATCACGTGCCCGGCCTTGCGGTCGGCATTGTTGATCACCAGATCCAGGGTGATGATCGGCCAGAGGGTCGGGTCGGCCTCGTTGATCAGGGGCGCCGGATCGAAGTCCTCGTCCACCTCCACGAACGCCTGGGCCGAGCCCGGTCCGAACGGCCCGCTGATCGGCACCGTTTCGGGAACGCAGTCCAGCCCGGCCGCGCTGGCGAGCTCGAAGGTCAGCACCTCGCGGGCCGGGAGGGTCAGGCAGTCGAAGTCGTAGAGCGGGCGCTGTCCCTGTTCGGGCTTGTAGACCACCATCCTGCCCGTACCGGTCACCGCCAGCAAGGTTGCGTTGGAGGCGTTCTGGAACCGGCCGATGATCTCGGCGATGTCCCAGGCGTCGCCGGTCGGGCCGGTCACCCGGGCAGTCGGTGGCCGTTACCCGATGGGCAGTTGTGCCCCTCGGGGTCCTCGGGTAACAGGCATTCCGGGCATTGAGCCCGTCCGGAGTGGACCGCTCGCAGCGCCATCACCGCGCCCGCCCTGAGTTGCTGCGGCGTGATCGCAAAGGTGGCCTTCTCATCGTCGGCCTGACCCTCCAGCAGCAGGGTCATCTCCTCGTCCCCCTCGATTCGCATGGCGATGGACATCACCCGGAACAGCACGTCGGTTTCGAGGGTCGGCTCGGGCAGGTCGGCGCCCTGTGCCACCAGATCATCCACCGGCACGTCGTCATCCCATCCCATGTTCGAGATCAGATCCAGGCCTTGCTCGCCGAGCACCGCCGCCTGGGTCTTCTCGAACAGGAACCAGGCTCTCTCGTGCTGCGTCTGGACGAACAGGTAGAAGGCCCTCTGTCCCGGCGGGCCGATTGCCCCGACAAGGAAAAGGTCCACCGGTCCGAACTGCCGGGAGGATGGGCTGGTCACACGACCACCCCGGTTGCGTTGATGGAGACCACGGCCGGAGGCCGGCCTGCTTCGATGCTGAGTTCGGATATCGAGGCGGTCGAGATCCTCAGCCGCTGGAACAGGTCGAGGGCTTGGCCGAGGTAGTGGGCGATCACCAGCTTGATGATGTCGGCGTGGCTTACCGCCACCACCGTCTTCCCTTCGTGCATCCCGGCGATCCGCTCCACGCTTCCGACCGACCGGTGCTGGGCCTCCGCGAAGGACTCACCATCAGGGAACCGGAACCGGGAAGGCGTCATCTGGACCGATTGCCAGGCCTCCAGACGCCGCAGCGAGTCGAGGGTCTGCCCGGTCCAGCCGCCGAAGTCCATCTCTGTCAGGCCGGGTTCGACGACGGGGTCCATCTCGTGCGGCCGGGCGACCAGGACCGCTGTTTCCATGGTTCGTTCGATGGGTGAACTGTAAACCGCCTCGATGTCCAGCCCGGCCAGCGCCTCGGCGGCGGCTCGGGCGGCCTCGCGACCCTTGCGATCCAGGGTGACGCCCGGGGCCCGCCCGGTCAGGCGGTCGCCGGTTTCCGGCGTGGGGGCGTGGCGCACCAGGAGTATGCGGGTCATGTGCACGACTGAATCTAGATCGCTCCGGCGCTCATCGGTAAACGACTCTCGGGTTGTGGTCACGAGTGGGGCTCCGGTTACCGGAAGCCGGGCGGCTGCGCAGTGGAGGCACAAGGCGCGGGAGCGTCGGGCGCGGCACGGCGCCCCAGACATTCGGGAGTCCTCGGAGCAGGGAGCCATAGCGGGATTCTTCGCATTCTCACCAAGACGGCCGGAATCTGTCACACCTCCCATATACCTTGCCTGTCGCCAAGCACCCACACCGGCCGATGATGTGGGACCGATCGGAACGGCCGGCCCGAGGGAAAACGACAGCTCATGGAGCGAACCGCCGATCGCCCGGCAGCCAGCCGGGCATGGCCGACCACGCTCCCAAAAAGGACAGGTGGTGGCGGGGGAGGGCCCGGTGCGGAGCACCGGATTTTCGCGAGTTTTGACTGGAATTCTCGTTTCTTGATGCACAAGACGCCGTATATGACGCCCTGATCCTCAGGTTCACCGTGGCTCTCGAACCTGAGGTTCACCGCACCGTATATGACGCCCTGATCCTCAGGTTCCGGGCACGGCTGGTGGTGCCGGGAGCCCAAGTTCTCGGCCAATTGGCGATCGTCGGGCCTGGGAATGCTCCGGTCGCCTAAGAGTCGAGCAATTCGAGACGGGGCAGGGGGGTGATGTTGGTGGGGAGGTTGTTCCGCACGCTGTTGACCTGGCGGGACACCGGATACCAGGTCAGCTTGGAGTCGGCGAGGGGGCCTAGAAGCGGCTCGACGGCGCCGGCGGACCGGATGTCACGGTCCAGCCAGAGATCCCAGTCGTCAGGTTCCAGGATCACCGGCATGCGGGTGTGGATCGGGGAAAGGCCCTCGTTGGCCATGGTCGTGATGATGGCGGCGCTCCGGATCCACTCCCCGCTTTCCGGATCCCTCCAGGCTGCCCAGATACCGGCAAACGCCATCGGAGAGTCGTCGGCCATCCTCACGAAGTAGGGATGCTTCCCGACCTCCGTATGGCCCCATTCGAAGAACCCGGTGGCCGGCAGGAGGCACCGCCGGCGGTGCAGCGAGTCCCGGAAGGCCGGTTTTGTG
It encodes the following:
- a CDS encoding SOS response-associated peptidase, which produces MCGRYVINAEPDDLAGYFGVDHVLTERLEPSYNVAPTDPVYAVAEHRGSRQLGSFRWGLIPHWAADRRGPLNINARAETVATKPAFRDSLHRRRCLLPATGFFEWGHTEVGKHPYFVRMADDSPMAFAGIWAAWRDPESGEWIRSAAIITTMANEGLSPIHTRMPVILEPDDWDLWLDRDIRSAGAVEPLLGPLADSKLTWYPVSRQVNSVRNNLPTNITPLPRLELLDS
- a CDS encoding histidine phosphatase family protein; amino-acid sequence: MTRILLVRHAPTPETGDRLTGRAPGVTLDRKGREAARAAAEALAGLDIEAVYSSPIERTMETAVLVARPHEMDPVVEPGLTEMDFGGWTGQTLDSLRRLEAWQSVQMTPSRFRFPDGESFAEAQHRSVGSVERIAGMHEGKTVVAVSHADIIKLVIAHYLGQALDLFQRLRISTASISELSIEAGRPPAVVSINATGVVV
- a CDS encoding TIGR03557 family F420-dependent LLM class oxidoreductase → MKRFAYFCGHEQWHPEELVRHAVLAERAGFDMVVVSEHFHPWVDDVSASGFAFSTLGAMAQATERIELATGVTTPLWRYHPAIVAQAAATLDRLSGGRFNLGVGTGENINEGPLGYHFPKYAERAARMSEALEIMSRLLQGEKLSYNGDYYTTDRARLYSPPVSRVPILVAAGGPKTAGLAGRKADGIIVSVKDPAAALERVIGPAREAAAEAGRPRPTLLTSRWSIMADSDDEAWEALYSWRGLRAPGRLQAVDPMTLRKRADDLPREEILGRYARATGAADIVNLYLPLVGSIDADIVTIQMASVDQEGLIDLLGREVLPALREAAAG
- a CDS encoding DUF3090 family protein, producing MTSPSSRQFGPVDLFLVGAIGPPGQRAFYLFVQTQHERAWFLFEKTQAAVLGEQGLDLISNMGWDDDVPVDDLVAQGADLPEPTLETDVLFRVMSIAMRIEGDEEMTLLLEGQADDEKATFAITPQQLRAGAVMALRAVHSGRAQCPECLLPEDPEGHNCPSGNGHRLPG
- a CDS encoding SCO1664 family protein gives rise to the protein MTGPTGDAWDIAEIIGRFQNASNATLLAVTGTGRMVVYKPEQGQRPLYDFDCLTLPAREVLTFELASAAGLDCVPETVPISGPFGPGSAQAFVEVDEDFDPAPLINEADPTLWPIITLDLVINNADRKAGHVIADRSGRIWCIDHGLTLHAEPKLRTVMWGFSGQALPGTMVDCVRRLDQAIGNRLHARMEELLGGEEADALAARVEALLDDPTHPYPPTDRHPLPWPLW